The Solanum pennellii chromosome 4, SPENNV200 genomic interval GATTTCACAATTAGCCGATGGGTTCCTACTGATGAGgtgaaaaataagaataaattattGTTCCCAATCTCCCGATGGCTTGAAACTGTTGTTGAAAAGAATGTTGAAAATATTATACTGTTGTCAGATTCATATGAGAATGACTCTATTGACTTGCCTGACACTATCTACAAGTGTTCTTCCTTGATAACATTAGATCTCACTTGTTGTATTCTTGACAAGGAAGTCGTCATAGAGTGGAAGTCTTTAAAGACCCTACGGTTGAATGACATAACCTTAGATGATGACAGAATTGTAAACATACTCTCAGGTTGTCCTGCTTTGGAAATCCTTGAATTTCTTGAATTCTCCGGATTCCGTCATATGGAAATTAGTTCTTCAAATTTAAAGAGGCTTAAGTTCAAAAATCATTTGTCGTACGATAACTCTGATGATCTCTCTTTGGATATTTTTGCCCCACATGTTCAACATTTGGAGATCTCTGGATATATGTATGATCTCAGGTGTAGGCTAGTAAATGTATCATCTCTGGTCAGTGCGAAGCttactttccaaatgaactggACTTGGTTTGATCAAGGTCCTGATGAGCATCAAGTTATAAAGACACTCATCGAAGATTATCTTCAAAAGTTGAGAAATGCAACTGAGTTAACTTTTGGGACTTGCTTCATCGAGGTATGTTGACCTTATTTGctttttaatatatagataTCAAAAAGAGAAAACACTGAGAATATAACACAATTTGAcaacttttaaactttttacAAATACTGAACTCACCTGACTTTTGTATTCTTTCTGTCAACTTTATAAAGTTGGATACTTCTTCTACCATTCGGCTACATTTCTAGATGGTCAAGTTTTCCATAACATTATCTGTGTACATaggatttttctttctttcatttggTTTTGGTTTCTCGATCGTTCACTAGCTTCATTGGGATTACCACCTCAGGTACTGACGCAGTTTGATAAGATGTCACTTCCAGAATTGAAATGCAAGTGTCTAACTCTGGATTGGCATATCACAGAGCCTTATTTCTATGGAGCAGCTATCATGTTGCGAGCCTCGCCTCATGTGGAGACACTCAACATAACCATGGAAACTACTTCTGTAACTTTCTGCAACTTTTGCTCTTTTATTTGCACATCCATCGTAGGAAGTTTTAACATCCCTCCCCCTTTCCTACATTCAATGGTGTTCCAAAATGGATGCAATCATGCAAATATATCTTTGCTTATAAACAAGAGATGTTTGTAATTAGAAAACTTcatgttaaaaaaattgatgtcaaACTTAAGAGTTGTTACTCTTAGCTTGGTCTACCTATTCCAAGAATCATCCTAAGAGGAACAACTTCTGTAATCATTTTCCCAGAACCATTGAAGATTGGTCGATTTAGAAATTGTTCTATACCAGACACTTGTTCTATGAAATCAcatttttttgtaagttttgtgtattatgattttcatttgACTATATTCTCTTTCCAGTTGGATCTTGAGCAATGCCCATTTGAATTGGGATATTTGGCCAAAGAACATAATATTCATTTCCTGTCAAGCTTCGAGTTTCCCAACCTTAAGAATGTCAAGGTTGTCAATGCTTCCAAGATCTGCTTGAAGGAGCATCTTGAATGGGATAATGATGATCTTTTCAAACTTTCAGAATTTCTACTAAAGAATACAAAGGTTTTGGAGAAATTCGTAATAATATCAAGGAGAAAAAATTGTAGTATCTGTTCAATGGACTGTGCTTTTCAATATTCATCTCGATTGGCTACGAAATTGGTATGTTGCCCAAGATCCTCTACCAGTTCTATGATCATTTGCAAAGAGGGAGCTTTCTGTGACTAGATTGCAAGTTGTTTTCTGTTTCAGTACCAACAATGTTACtttatatttagtttttgatttacTGTTGGtgaaaatcttgaatttgtCTATGTAACTAATGACTCTTTGTTCTTGTTATCATGTCCTTGTGACATACCAATGTTATGGTTGTTTGGTTTCTCATGAAACTTTTCTTTGTCGCATTTTAGATGTTGTGTATATGTTTCAGAATCTCTAGCAGGTTGTTTCCTTAGATTGACTAGCCATACTTTTTCTCATATGAAATGCTGTGTTTTGCAAACTCTGTCAAAGACATCAAGGTATTATTATCAGAAGGTGTTTCTACTGTTAGTTTATCACAAAGATTCTGTAGCCAACTATGATTGAGACTTGCAATGCAgtcaaatgttatttttttttaacttaaggTTGTATTATAAGAGGGTTATGATACAGCTGTTTGATTCACCTAAAATCTTGATATATTAGGTAGAGTTGAGTTGGGCTTAAATATCTTACTGGAGGTTGCAAAATATTTGTGGAACAATAGCTTATTATATCAAAGATAAACTGCTCATGCAATCATGAAACTACTCCTTAATATAGTCCTCCAATATAGTACGAACAATTTCATTCATCACGTGGAACATGAATTTTCTTATAAGATGATCGAGAAGATGAAACAACATCATTACTTTGAGCCGGTTGTTAGATGAATTTTCTAATAAGATGACAATGCTTCAGATTTTAACGATATATTGTTACTAAATTTATGTACGGCTTGCCAACTTGGCAAGTCCATAATGAAAGTAATTCATTTTTGCAACTCATTTCCCCCTTTTCTGTCATCTCAAGGTCATCATTTCTCTAAAGTTTTCTAATACCGAGCAAGTTAGAGTCGGCTCTATGAATCCTCCGGTCTATTTTCTACGTAGAGAATTAGAAATGACAGCAAAAGAAGATCCATCATACAGCCACTATGATAATGCCTAATTCCTGACATTCAGTGACTGAAATGTGTTACTCTATAGTAAATCATGCCAATACCAAATCCAACAGACATTATAGCCCCCACTCATGACTCCTCACTAGCAGGGCGGACCCACAGCTAAGTCGGGGTTCACCCGAACCATAAGGtaaaatttctatatttatgtgaatatatatattttgacaaGGAAAATGAGATTGCCCAGTGGTAAATTTTTCGAAAACTATGCGTGTTGTTCAGGGTAAAACgtttttttttagtcttttttaaataaaatatgttaaaaatgtgGTTTTAAATCTAAAAGAATTCAAAGGTCGCAttccttaaaaataaattgtcgGATTATTTAcacgtttatatttttattttttgaacccCTAAATGAAAATACTGAATACAGATTATGAGTTGTTAAATGAAAGCATCTTTGTAAGGCAACTAAAATATGGAGATCTCAAAGGATCAAACAGATAAATAATAGACGTGTGAgaagaattaataaataatcaCTTACAACACATGAGTAATGATAAAAGATACCTGTTCAGTTAGAGTTTTTTCAcggaaaaaggtcaaaaatgtcctttttattatttgatgACGGAATATGTCCTCCATTTGTATTTTggtcaaaaaaaaaaggtcattTCAATATTctagtaaaaaaaaatggatcttATTATTGTTAAATTGGTCAAAAATGTCACAggatatattcaaaatttaaaaattcaattttcccTATTGGGGTTATAACTTTATTTCCTCGTTTGTTAGGAGATAAATATTATGTTTCATGCCTATATCGCTAATTACTTACTtatccattttttcttttttaaattgtccctaattacttgttaatttcaacaaatcaagaaaggacaaaaaaaatacttattatatcgtcaattaattactttgagaaagttaaaactttttgaaaatctaaGTTTTTTAACTTACTacgtcattaatttttttttaataagtgtgtcaattcaaaagtggaTAAATAATTGGGGATATATGAGTACACTTTATTTGGTTTTCAATGTAATTTATGCTTCTTTGTAGTTAACAATGAAATTTTAAGAGAATAATGATTGTTTTGTATGTGTTTGGAAAATTCATATGAAAagcaattattttatttgaggaGGTGAAAAGTTGTAAAGTAATTAGAGAATGTGAACTCTAGTAGCTTATTATAGCGACCATTTTTGTTATCGCCGTTATAGGATTTTAACAATTGGAATAATTAATCTACAAAGGAAAAACTTGATCAcataaaaatagaatataacaCTAAATCCGATAGTTAACTCTTAGCTGCAAGGCTTTTACCAACCaaaatttttcaatatattaaaaataatttacatgTTCAATACTATCTTTTTTTATGATGCATTAGCTCATTCCCTCTctttccaaattttaaaaaattccaaCTCGAAATCCCAAGAATATCATCTGTTAGACTACGATCTCTTGTCTAAATTTTGCCTGAAGAACGGATATTACAGGCGAATCAAACAAAGATATCTTCTTATGNNNNNNNNNNNNNNNNNNNNNNNNNNNNNNNNNNNNNNNNNNNNNNNNNNNNNNNNNNNNNNNNNNNNNNNNNNNNNNNNNNNNNNNNNNNNNNNNNNNNNNNNNNNNNNNNNNNNNNNNNNNNNNNNNNNNNNNNNNNNNNNNNNNNNNNNNNNNNNNNNNNNNNNNNNNNNNNNNNNNNNNNNNNNNNNNNNNNNNNNNNNNNNNNNNNNNNNNNNNNNNNNNNNNNNNNNNNNNNNNNNNNNNNNNNNNNNNNNNNNNNNNNNNNNNNNNNNNNNNNNNNNNNNNNNNNNNNNNNNNNNNNNNNNNNNNNNNNNNNNNNNNNNNNNNNNNNNNNNNNNNNNNNNNNNNNNNNNNNNNNNNNNNNNNNNNNNNNNNNNNNNNNNNNNNNNNNNNNNNNNNNNNNNNNNNNNNNNNNNNNNNNNNNNNNNNNNNNNNNNNNNNNNNNNNNNNNNNNNNNNNNNNNNNNNNNNNNNNNNNNNNNNNNNNNNNNNNNNNNNNNNNNNNNNNNNNNNNNNNNNNNNNNNNNNNNNNNNNNNNNNNNNNNNNNNNNNNNNNNNNNNNNNNNNNNNNNNNNNNNNNNNNNNNNNNNNNNNNNNNNNNNNNNNNNNNNNNNNNNNNNNNNNN includes:
- the LOC107017373 gene encoding F-box protein At5g03100-like; protein product: MPEGSAQQTYKVEETNHKMKRVEDQSRISKLPDSLLILILSLLPTKDAFTTSVLSKRWEHLWPSIDSFFFSCKDKSQRTNFISFVDYILDHSTCSKIKNFHLNFTHLSKYEQPVGFVDDIVDFTISRWVPTDEVKNKNKLLFPISRWLETVVEKNVENIILLSDSYENDSIDLPDTIYKCSSLITLDLTCCILDKEVVIEWKSLKTLRLNDITLDDDRIVNILSGCPALEILEFLEFSGFRHMEISSSNLKRLKFKNHLSYDNSDDLSLDIFAPHVQHLEISGYMYDLRCRLVNVSSLVSAKLTFQMNWTWFDQGPDEHQVIKTLIEDYLQKLRNATELTFGTCFIEVLTQFDKMSLPELKCKCLTLDWHITEPYFYGAAIMLRASPHVETLNITMETTSLDLEQCPFELGYLAKEHNIHFLSSFEFPNLKNVKVVNASKICLKEHLEWDNDDLFKLSEFLLKNTKVLEKFVIISRRKNCSICSMDCAFQYSSRLATKLVCCPRSSTSSMIICKEGAFCD